From the Tachysurus fulvidraco isolate hzauxx_2018 chromosome 21, HZAU_PFXX_2.0, whole genome shotgun sequence genome, the window CAGTGCTCTGATTTAAAACTGATTTGCTTTATTGCAACATTAATATAGCAGGAATTGTTAACTGAATTGCAATTGAATGATCATTTTAAAGCCATTTAAAAGATTTATCTGGATTCtgatattcttttattttatcctgATTCTGATATTTTGTATCAGGTAGCGGCCAGCAGTCGGTGACTGGAGTGACCACTGTGGAAGACAGCAATAGTTACTGGAGCGTGCGGGGCACCATTGGGGCAGGTTGTAACCGGGGGACTCCAGTTAGATGTGGTCAGAACATCAGGctcacacacgtgaacacaggcCGAAATCTGCACAGCCACTACTTTGCATCTCCACTGTCGTCCAACCAGGTCGATAAGCACCAAGCACTGCAGACATTTCACTGCTCCCTAATCGAAATTAATTCTTAAAGACAGACTCTGTCTCTTGGACAGAAATAAGTTGAAACAAGGTCACTGTGGTGTCCACACATTTCTAAAGTACAGACACGATCCCCTCCATAATCTCCTCTGCCAAAATTTTCTCTGAATTATCCCACTATGGTGTAAGACCATGATCCTATGAACTCTGTAAATAACCATCCTGTCAGCtgtctttttttaacaataagTTATGTATTTTGATGCATCACATATATCATAGTAAATGTTTCATAGTAAAGTCTTCAAGGAACTGTCTGAAGATTTGGGCAGGTATTTATGGGAAAACCTTTGGCTGAAAGGGAATAGTTTGCTAAACAGTTACTTTAACTTATTTCTCTGATCACTTAGGAAGTCAGTGCCTTTGGAGAGGATGGTGAAGGTGACCATCTGGATGAGTGGACTGTACTATGTGGTGGGTCTGTATGGCAGCGTGATGAGTCGGTGCGTTTCCAGCATACTGCCACAGAAGCGCTGCTGTCAGTGACGGGCGAGCAGTACGGCAGGCCTATCCATGGGCAGAGAGAAGTGCACGCGATGTCCAGCAACAGCCAGCACAGCTACTGGAAAGCCATGGAGGGTGTATTTATTAAACCCAGTGAAACAGGAACCAAAGATTTCAGCAGTCCGGCACATACTGAGTTCTGACTGCTTTCACTCCAGCAAACAGTCTGTCTAATAGCACACTGCGGATTTCATGTTCTCTTCGGGTTTGTTACAAAAATCCTATACAGAAGGAACTTACGTCCACAGATAAATGTGACCAATCACATTACTTTAACTTTACAGTGATATGAGGGGCAGAGAGACTTCAtgataaacctttttttattcacaaatatGATTTAATTCAACCGTATTTGATACTTTTCTATAAGTTTATCAACATCTGTAATGAATGATAGCACAGTGTGTAGCACCTTAGAACTGGATACACACGTGAACATATGTGTTATGTATAGAATCGAGTGCAAAATTTAGCATACCCTTAGGATAATACAATGAAGATGTGTGACTCACATATCATTGCCAAAAACCCCTAAAAATAGAAATTTTGGCCAAATTGATTGTTTTCCTGTTGAAAGCATGGTTTATACTTGAGATCTGACTTGTAAAGTTTCTTCTGAGCTCCACGGTTCACATGCATAGATGGCTCATCAGAGTCAAAACTTTCCTGTCCATCAGGGTCTTCATTTAAACTgtgcacacacatttctgtgcCTTGAAATACTAGTTTTGTTCATGCCTTTAGTTACGTtaagattttattaaaatattgctGCAAGGTGCCAGTCGCTGTGCTATGAAGTTTCCTAATAcaggttgccatggtaataacgTTTACCAGTATGTAGTGCAGCTAGCAATCCTGTTgacttgatttatttttccctcACGTACTGTGTATTTAGCaggcacccttatccagagtgacttttatctcactttatacaactgagcaatagagggttaagtgccttgctcaggggcccagcagtgtttCATGAAAGATTAAAATTCAAACATTAATCATGATCGTTAAACTAAGTGTTAGTACAGTCTAGAATCATCCTCATGTGATATGAGACACAGTCTTAGTTTGATTAGTAACATGGTGTTTTATGGACTAGTTTTGTTTGTATCGCACCATGCCGGACATGTTGCCTTCATTTCTGAGGACATGCAAAAATAACAAGTGACTATGGGACACATGCAAACACCAGCCATCTTGTGTACATGTCTGTATAGCATAGCAAGTATAAGCCATTCTTCCAATGTATTTTGATCATAAAACATCTAGAAATTATGTTTAGGGGTGCTAAACATTCTACCCAAGTGGATATATCATCCTATGACAACTTTTAGCATTTATGAACTTATAACTGGGTGCTAGATTTTATGAGGCACTGGGTTCTGTCAGCACtattatgaatattttttcccttcgttcccttttttctttcacacaagAAACACTACCCATGAACTGCCTTATCCTAACATTACAGTGTTATTTAGTTTAACATGAACATTACAGAATGTTTTTTGCAAGTATTTTTAAAATGGTTAAAATtctatttatacttttatttattgggCTAGCAGTTTGTCCAGTGCACACAATTCAGTATTATAATGCAAACACTCCACACGTAACAAGTCAGTTAaccacatgaaaataaataagaaaacaaccAACAACTTGAAAGATGGAAAATGATTCAACAGTGTATTATttaatgagatttatttatgttcattttctATTTGGATTAGAATTGCACATAtaaatcagaaaaataaaaacgtcTTCTGAGAGCTATGTGGGATGCAGCAGTGCCAGAAATGTAGTTAGCATTGCTTTTAATTCATTAGACACTTCTTAGTATATCAAACTTTAAATCCAGCAGAGTAAATATTGCAACATCACAAAGGTATGAAAGCATTGCTGCAGTCTTCCCATAATTCTTTATCAtcctgtttaataataaaaaaaaaatactaaaaacttGCTGCataattttttcccctctttttttttttaaaggaatttaTTACTCACATGACCATAGACTGAGAAAAGCCAATTTACAGTCTTGGTTATTAACCTGCTTCCTGTTCTAAGCTGTTACTCCAACATGAACCCGTGGAAAAAAGTGCCATATGtggttttaaaattattttaacacacttgtttacagatgtgttaacattttttgtataaaaaatgtacattttttgtataaaaaatgtatttactttttttttttagctttctcATGTCAGTGTGAAGTGATGATTAACCacaaaaaatgacaacaaatacattttatttttactgacaattttatagtcttttttttaaaattcaatcTTTTCAAGAGTGCCATTAATTCTGGAGCTGATTGTATTAGGACACTGGTACTACATTGTTATATGTATTACCTGATTTCCACATGGTACAATTAAGACATGCTGATTTTAAAGGACAGTTTTGAAATAAAGTCatctttgtttaaaaatggTCTTTGATTATTTGTGGAAAATCTGACAAGCAATGTGATGAAGCAGAAAGGATGACATGTACTAATCTAGATCTAAATATGACCAggctgtgttttcttttcaaacaaCTACAAAATGAAATGGTTACTTGCTTTAATAGCCACTGTATTTAGCTgaacaaaacttttacattgTGAAATGGTGCATTTAATGTAGAAAATCTAGAAGAGAAACAGCAATCAATAAAAGTGCACTGAAAATTAaattgagcttttttttttttactatgatttattcatttaaagccTTCACACTTCCTATATATTCTATGAATTCTATGAAAACAACTATATATGCTATGTTCTGAACTACTAAATGTGCGATATTGTAacaccaaaataaacacatgacagtgagtcattaaaaaaagatttgttcgTTTGAACTCAGTAAACCAaagttccctttcggaactcgagctgcgtcgaaacgctatgggaacgccctgtgcgtttcgacgcagcatctcgttcctcagggaactagggttacggtcgtaacctagagatgTTCCCTTttggaactcgagctgcgtcgaaacgcagagggtgttcccatagcgtttcgacgcagcgtctcgttccgaaagggaactagggttacggtcgtaacctagagacgtttgCTGAGAAGTCACTACAAGAAGTCAGAAGCAGAAGACTACTGAGTAGCTCAGATGATTAGGAATAAGCTCATTAGTATTGTGTATAGCAAATATCAGCATGATTATTTGAAGGTCTCAATTGCTGTTCTCTTAATTAATCCAGACTGATTATGTGCAATTTCAAGCAAAAGCAAAtttagtaaaaaagtaaaaaaaaagtaatcacAAGAGCCCACTTTTATCTGTAGCGATAAAATAAACTATTAAGGGTATTTATTAATACTGAAATAGCAGTCTGGAAAAGGTCTCTGgactttaaatataatttaaatatattatttaatatatacgtgtataatttttttttgcaaatagagaccaattcattcattctcccCCTTGCTATCTTATGTTCATCTTCTTGCTTTCAGTTTCCGTTTCCTTTTACTGTTCCATCTCGTTTTCCTCTTCGTTctcctttttttccattttggcTCTCATGTCAGTACCCACTTCTTCAATCGCGTTCTTAatcctgacaaaaaaaaaaaaaaaggaattaatgGGAAAAGAAAGCACTGTAAGGTAGTTATCATGAGACATGATGGAAATGAAGAATGTGTGATGAAGTGGTACAGACTTCATTACTGACCTCGTCCTTTTACCTACTTTCCCTGGAATGACTCTAAACTAGCTGTTGTTGTGTGTAATTTGTCTGGTGCCCTGCCACACCCTGTTTGAATACTCTTAGTACATTAATGACACTgatatggttgtgtgtgtgcgtgtgtgtgtgtgttgggggtcgGGGTTGGTATTGGTACAACAGATACAATCTAGGGCACAGAGCCATGACTGAAATGGCagcataaatgcgtcttggcgaatcggatacgaaaccgatctttttactcccgcccaaaatgcaaatatattttacctcatttccggggtaattgaaacggaacacgctttggtgcatgcggttgctacaaaatacagcatgaagtgaccaggtgtaaaaaccccctaagTGACTGCATCATAAGTGACAACTGAACGgagatatatattaaatatgatgCAGAAAAATCCAAAATGATTTCTCAGACCAATCCTATAGCATACGTCAGGGTTAGGACATCAGTTCCTCCCCTTCATGTCTTTAGTTCCTACTTACTGTTTGATGAAtatcttgtaaaaaaaataaataattgatccAGTTCTAATGAGATTTTCAATGGACTCATTCTCATATCTGCTCAAGTGGCCAATGAGtgtaaatatgtctaaaatGTAGAGTACATATGGAGGATATTACCGTTCCACTGTCACTTTCTTATCAAGCAGGTTAGCAAAAAGGTACAGGTGGTCCATAACGGTCTGATACTGAAAATTTAACAAACACAGTGTGAGACCAGGCAGAACAACATGGTGATATTATGCACTTGTACACTTAAAGCAAGAATGTGAGATTTCCACCTTTTTATCATGCCAGTCAAAACACTTTTCTCTGTAGTGCTCAGCAACCTCCTTATATTGCTTAGTTGAGTAGGCTTTGCTTTGTCCATGCAAAACCTCTTGGAAAGCTTCATTGGAGTCTGTGCACTTTTCCACTATCTGTTGCATAGACTGTACAACCAGGTCTCTGCCCTAAGAAAAGAAATATCCCAAAGtatatattaaagtaaaaaaattaaatgtttttccttTACACAAATGGGAAGGACCAGAACTCCCAAGAACAGACTGCCAGGatatgaggatgaggataaCTTTCAATGGATTAACGGTACAtgttaaattttgttttttttttgactgctCCCTGTTTGGTATGGCTACAACGGATCATCTAGTCCACATGtttgattttggcacaggttttatgctggatgcccttcctgacagaggtattttaaatacattttaataatgacCAGTTATTAGCATTGGTAACATGCTTACCTGATGGAGCTCAAACTTTTGCTTTTCAAATTGTTCCCTTTCCTCTGGGGTGTTTGCATTTTGTATCTTCCTCTGTAAAAGCATCATGTGGACATCTCTGTTTGCCACAAGGTCTGGAACATCCATCATTTTTCTGAGAAACAGATCAGAGAAGATATTTCACCCTGTCTACTCTTTTTACAGCCATACATTATTACAGAGTTCAACACAGCTGGATCTCAGACTATATTTAcctgaatgtttgtttttccttgcaCAAGTATGCTCTTAATGGTATTTTGTTGATGCAGAGCCAATAAAATAGTCACATGGCCATGCTGCGATCTGTGAAAACACAATGCAAGCACATTATTGTCAGATTGTTACCACTAGATACCATCCGATGCACATCCATGTCACTTCTGTACCTTTGCAATCTGTTTTGCactttatagtattttatatataatatatttacatatattaacacatacattatataagtacatattgcatataacgtgtagtgctactgtaaggatgcccaatattacactgtgtgtactgactatatgtatgagcatattgcacatgttcattGGTTGATTCCatatctgtttgttaattgtacatattgtacacacatattgcactaactatatgtgaaaatgtgcaatttgctcatacatgtCAACTCATTTTCTATATCTTATCTGCATAACTGTTCTGTAATtcctggagtttgctcctaagaatttcactcaccaaggcacatgtgctgtggcgatgtgacaataaaagtgacttgaatTGACTTGGAATTTAATATAGCACATGCCATGTTAAATATTGTAGCCCAAACATTTCAAGCTGCCGTCCATCTTCAGTCATGACAGGTTTTAAGTAGGATTCAAATTCAGAAACTGAGATGTCCATTGCAAGACATTTTGGTTTCATTTGGATGCATGTTTAGGCTTTTAGCTCAAATATCCTTGTTACATTCTCCAGAAATCAcataagtttattttattatacaattaCTTAGCAAAATTCTAAAAACTGAAATTTGTGACTCATACATGAATGACATTGCATTTTCATCCCGTCGACTCTGAACAAACTGAGGAAATTGCATTATTTGAGTAGAAATCAGACTAGTTTctaattatttgtaatatttttacacAGTTTTTTAAACCTACCCTTAAATGAATTCAGTATATCCTCAACAGAACGCAGACTTCACACCtgaaaaaagacattttgaatTATGGTATTATATATCTGGCCTTTcaaatgcttttaaaaacacaagCTTGGCAACCCTGAAGATTAATTGGAACATGCCACTGTCTGGGAAAAATGACATGACTTCAACATAGCAGGAGATGGTTAGATGAGGAGGAATGGCAAACAGCATAAAgcagaaaatataaatactCAAAATTCCCAAAGGTTTGCAGACACATGACAATCACACCAGTATGAGGgccttccccaaactgttaGCACAAAGCTAAAAGTGCACATTCATATAGAATGTACTTCATATAGAACATCTGAAACCAAGCGTCCAAGATGTTTTTCACCATGATGATGCCATTGTGCACAAAACGAGACAAAGAGACATGGTTTCCCAAGGTTGACAAACTCAAGCTCTCTCAGCTGTTTATAGATAAACAAATTCTATCCTGGTGTAGGTATACAAATTTCAAAAACACTGTCCTACTTTTGATCTAGTTGCTGCCTGGGCTCCAATTTGGTCCTAGCTTagattactgtatgtgtagacACTGTAGAGTACTGCATGTTCTCCCAAAGTGACCATATTCTGATTCTGTTAAAGCTGTTGTGTGTATGTCATAGAATGGGAagagttattttaaaaaatccatCTGAGACAATACAAACCTTCGAAAATGCATACACCATATGGTGTAATGCAAGTGCAAAGTGTACTGAACAAAATTTGGCCCACCAGTATTTAGTACTGGACAATTTTTAATTAGCTATTGAAAAGGTGATTTTATCAtgcagacctggcaaccctagACAGAAACGACATGGTGACGTGAATCTTTGGTGtttgtctaaaaaaaacacacacacaacaacaaaacaacaacgaaAAAGGCAATGttgatgaaataaaatgacataaaaacatacacagcTAAAAAAGGTTAAGGTGGACAAATGTCGTGAAAGCGATGGCGTCATACAGCACTTACGACGTTTAATAAACGTTACACTAtatattaaacaatatattttttacacGTATATCCTCTAGGCTATAGTTTAGAATATTAATGAAGTTCTACAGGCCTGTAAGGAGTACAGAGCTGACATACAGTGTTGATATATGACTGTACACAGCTTCCTGTCACTTCCGTGTTTACTAACCACGCGCATGTGATAAATTATGGcgtaatttgttttaattcaacCCCTACTTGCATACATAAcactttatttgtaaaaaatacatattagtTTTGAATGTTCTTTTGAAAtattagtaaaaaaacaacaacaaacaaacaaacaaaaaactgtcGTTATACATACAGATTAAAACCTCTCGTGCTTTGCTTCTTCCTCGTTTAGATATATCCGTttggtaaaataaaacaaataaggcTGTAAGGACAAGTCCAACCGTACATAAAACACGCCTTCTTATAATGTTTCCCAATCGTTGTCTTATCGCGCATTCGGATTTCTCTGGAATcctgagtgagcgagtgtgtgcttTCATCCAACCACAGAGTACCACAGAGCAAAGCGTCACTTCTGATTGGCTAAGCCGCTTTCAAGGACGTTATAAAAcccttgggggggggggggggtttgggggGGGGTGGAGggtggagggtgtgtgtgtgtgtgtgtgtgtgtgtgtgtgtgtgtgtgtgtgtgtgtgtgtgtgtgtgtgttaataataatagcagcaaCTTATATATCAATATTCTACAATTGAAATGTATGCACATAGTGTCGAAATGTTTACtgataatataattaataacaaacattatttatggatttttttcttacagtgaTTACATCAGTCTTAATACTTCACTAAACATTTTGTTAGAACAACATCAAaaagttttttagtttttaaatacttttcGAAACCTTTACAATACTTCAACTTAaggtatataaaaaaacatgatttaactTCCAGGTATTATTTAATGTATCTTTCAGAACATgcagttaataataaacagaaagagaatTATAATGTTCCACTAGTTTCGTAGAACATgctagtttattattattgttattttatagaCTTGTATTAGATTTGAGCAAACAAACAGGCTAATAACTatataaaatcaataataaagaattaaacatAAGAAACCAAAGAAGGAAGATAACAGCGAATGGAAGAGTAAATAAAGAAGTCTTTGCACTGTAGTTGATACAAggtgtttattttcacattcacTGTATATGTCATTTATTCAATATACAAATGATCCGTTCATATTTTCTTACAAGATTTGTTTTTctcatttaaaaatcatattgcTATAATTTTACTGTCAATCCATAGTCTGCATGCAAAGTGTACACCATTATGCATATCCACAATCCCTTTTGCgcttcttaaaaataaaatgcatcatATACATAAGAATAAATACGTAATACAAATTTCTTCCGAACATTTCACTTGGCATGCTAAAAGAGAGGATTCTGGATTGAGAGCAAACTAAATTCAAGAGCCCACTGTCCCCTTAACCAGATAAAAAATTCCAGAAAGCATAATAAAAACCttggaaacaaaaacaaataatttacacgcaaaataaaaactgtaataaagtgtagtaaatatttctaaaacatatacagtcaaaaacaaaatacaaaacaaaacaaaataataaaaaaacagccaaaacTAGTCTTTTATTGAGTGTCTG encodes:
- the sdf2 gene encoding stromal cell-derived factor 2, which codes for MGKRIIFLVLLFVSASLSCVCSFSFGSEISFVTCGSVVKLLNVEHNVRLHSHDVRYGSGSGQQSVTGVTTVEDSNSYWSVRGTIGAGCNRGTPVRCGQNIRLTHVNTGRNLHSHYFASPLSSNQEVSAFGEDGEGDHLDEWTVLCGGSVWQRDESVRFQHTATEALLSVTGEQYGRPIHGQREVHAMSSNSQHSYWKAMEGVFIKPSETGTKDFSSPAHTEF
- the LOC113649342 gene encoding legumain-like — encoded protein: MMDVPDLVANRDVHMMLLQRKIQNANTPEEREQFEKQKFELHQGRDLVVQSMQQIVEKCTDSNEAFQEVLHGQSKAYSTKQYKEVAEHYREKCFDWHDKKYQTVMDHLYLFANLLDKKVTVERIKNAIEEVGTDMRAKMEKKENEEENEMEQ